One part of the Candidatus Mancarchaeum acidiphilum genome encodes these proteins:
- the tes gene encoding tetraether lipid synthase Tes, which translates to MVDKMSDNIKIMSAKLDEASLQVQKTEPEGFSQNIVSNINNVRPTVNAGEEAQEMVDPVLAPYHRSMEEIEKMPVIEKTKTVCPECKLIIDGIIYKDGDNVMIRKYCPEHGWTMEKYWEDYDMYMKMRRYNYFGRGFDNPNTITDTKGVNCPFDCGMCERHKSHTGLANVVVTNRCHLSCWYCFFYAKEGESIYEPSLAEINKIFLNLRSQKPIPANAIQITGGEPTMHPHIIEIIELAKKAGFDQIQLNTTGINIGANPELAVKIRHAGVSTLYMSYDGVTKRANPKNHWETPMALDACRKAGIGVVLVPTVIRTINEKELGLMINFALNNSDVVRAVNFQPVSLVGRMPSRLREKQRITIPGAIKLIEEQTNGVVAKEDWFSVPYIGGINKFIESLTGEYKYDMSIHFACGAGTYIFLDSDNKIIPITRFVDAAGLVEHLEKGIAEMEGKSKTQRRIIAMKTVLGMNKFIDKSKQPKSINFAKLLMSVILKHDFSTLGKLQMKSIFLGMMHFQDEYTYDIHRVEKCDIHYAMPDGEVLPFCTFNVFPEVYRDKIQKQYSVPSKEWEVSHPGWNYAKDKYMRNIKELEASPAYRKAYGEMTDYFALPVNGGKHVQGFANEALKE; encoded by the coding sequence ATGGTAGATAAGATGTCTGACAACATAAAGATAATGAGTGCAAAGCTTGATGAAGCTTCGCTTCAAGTACAAAAGACGGAACCAGAGGGGTTTTCGCAGAACATAGTTTCCAATATAAATAACGTAAGGCCAACAGTAAATGCAGGCGAGGAAGCACAGGAGATGGTTGATCCAGTCTTGGCACCTTACCACAGGAGTATGGAAGAAATAGAGAAAATGCCAGTTATAGAAAAGACAAAGACGGTTTGCCCAGAGTGCAAGCTTATAATAGATGGAATAATATACAAAGATGGAGACAACGTAATGATCAGGAAGTACTGCCCAGAGCATGGATGGACCATGGAAAAATACTGGGAGGACTATGACATGTACATGAAGATGCGCCGTTACAACTATTTTGGGAGAGGATTTGACAACCCAAATACAATAACCGATACAAAAGGGGTTAACTGCCCATTTGACTGCGGAATGTGCGAGAGGCACAAATCACACACAGGTTTGGCAAACGTTGTTGTTACAAACAGGTGCCACTTAAGCTGCTGGTACTGCTTCTTCTACGCAAAGGAAGGAGAATCTATATACGAGCCAAGCCTTGCAGAGATAAATAAGATATTCTTGAACTTAAGAAGCCAGAAGCCTATACCTGCAAACGCAATACAGATTACAGGTGGAGAGCCAACCATGCATCCTCATATTATAGAAATAATAGAGCTTGCGAAAAAGGCAGGATTCGATCAGATACAGCTGAACACAACTGGAATAAACATAGGCGCAAATCCGGAGCTGGCAGTAAAGATAAGGCATGCAGGAGTGAGCACACTTTACATGAGCTATGATGGTGTGACAAAGAGGGCGAACCCAAAGAACCATTGGGAGACACCTATGGCATTGGATGCCTGCAGAAAAGCAGGAATAGGCGTAGTTCTTGTACCTACTGTGATAAGGACAATAAACGAGAAGGAGCTTGGGCTTATGATAAACTTCGCATTGAACAACTCCGATGTAGTAAGAGCAGTAAACTTCCAGCCTGTGTCATTGGTGGGAAGAATGCCTTCAAGGCTAAGAGAGAAGCAGCGTATAACAATACCTGGCGCAATAAAGCTTATAGAAGAGCAGACCAATGGAGTAGTGGCAAAAGAGGACTGGTTCTCAGTACCTTATATAGGTGGAATAAACAAGTTCATAGAATCGCTTACGGGAGAATATAAGTACGATATGTCAATACATTTTGCATGTGGTGCCGGAACATACATATTCCTTGACAGCGACAATAAAATAATACCAATAACACGCTTCGTGGATGCAGCTGGCCTTGTAGAGCATCTGGAAAAAGGAATAGCAGAGATGGAAGGAAAGAGCAAGACCCAGAGAAGGATAATAGCCATGAAGACTGTTCTTGGGATGAACAAGTTCATAGACAAGTCCAAGCAGCCAAAGTCAATAAACTTTGCAAAGCTTTTGATGTCTGTGATACTGAAGCACGATTTCAGCACTCTTGGAAAACTGCAGATGAAATCAATATTCTTGGGGATGATGCATTTCCAGGACGAATACACCTATGATATACACAGGGTAGAGAAGTGCGATATACACTATGCAATGCCTGATGGTGAAGTGCTGCCATTCTGTACATTTAATGTATTCCCTGAGGTATACAGAGATAAAATACAGAAGCAGTACAGCGTTCCATCAAAAGAATGGGAAGTATCACATCCTGGCTGGAACTATGCAAAGGACAAATACATGAGGAATATCAAGGAATTAGAGGCAAGCCCGGCTTATAGGAAGGCATATGGAGAAATGACAGACTACTTTGCACTTCCAGTAAACGGTGGCAAGCATGTTCAGGGTTTTGCAAACGAAGCCCTGAAAGAGTGA